A single genomic interval of Spirosoma linguale DSM 74 harbors:
- a CDS encoding histidine kinase (PFAM: ATP-binding region ATPase domain protein; histidine kinase A domain protein; histidine kinase HAMP region domain protein~SMART: ATP-binding region ATPase domain protein; histidine kinase A domain protein~KEGG: mxa:MXAN_5184 sensor histidine kinase): MKRIEEHIFLLLAILAVTLSIVCFLLLEQNAPGATDEQYLSSVQQRVKEELQVSASELDSVTTLLKRKHNPSFATLCQPTKYPYFVFRNKQLIYWADHRFVPDYARLAPVTKPTLVDFGKERYIVSHQRVVDGADELDVFSLITIYRYYHSNNAYLQSSYNPAIFSLDPASISDKRLSTYQTIYSNASDFLFSVVPPKVDAYRNHSTPVNTVILATLAVIFFGLYVIQLMIRLRRKRQYELGFICLAAYLVLLRAVMLYFGVPFLFFETDLFNPKFYASSVMVPSLGDLLLNALVIATLVFYWVRYYYRSYSYAYLIQLSAGSRMLMSIVCVIASYGVFTVCCVELNNIYEKSQFTLDITLNIHFSFLKIVCLIVFITVSFIYFLTTHLLASLFLRYNGVKRIGMGVLLIFVGTLISCGLWFAFGLPLESITLLNGAYFLLVYVSQFTKTLYTFRYKTSIYLFMAAFVCAVMTAYVVYNQEIKKQLVHEQEFAAQLLAENDEFGEFLMTKAQESIQRDADISRALQIDTLLVRERIQQRVKSQHLDKYFDKYDIEVFSFRANGHPLDISPDAASLETFTKRYRQESYQTEHPGIYFINEVSNQFVKQYVCFIAIRLPELESVSSENTVGFAQDTLGYVMLDLRLRNERPKSVYPELLIDSRFIQSADTQDYSYAFFSGPVSGSYSQGQAKRHKRLFSTGSYNYDRKLDLSLLDNTALFVNGVLSNGHLHVAQRSQDGRIVVVSSAEYPFRNIFSNFSFLYLLLVLTVIIVILGYAINYGFSQFSINYSTRIQILLNVAFFLPLLFVIVIIVKVINSNYIANQESAYISNTRNIAANFLTYLDEHVNAKKRSKASMEEELGKIARDADININLFDTRGHLYTSTRPIIYESGYLSKYINPEAYKHIIEDKENERLLNESLGDTQYRTAYAGIKSYDGRLLGVLSIPYFYARPELDHQIIEVVASALSIFTGLFLFFLILSYFASHVLTKPLRLLTQKIRKTNLELPNDPLPWQSDDEIGLLIREYNRMLVKLEESKQALAQNEKQSAWREMAKQVAHEIKNPLTPMKLTLQHLQRTLPGGNESGNANDPGRRIMLRAFDSLLDQIDNLSDIATSFSEFAKMPLPKKEVFEVTSVFNKTADLYADDKRISLQREITNGPVMAVGDRQMIGRILTNLLINAIQSVPVDRRPIIGLKLFVNADNVQIEIHDNGAGIPESIRSKVFLPNFSTKRGGSGLGLAIAKRGVEHAGGTIWFETTEDTGTSFFMSLPLAGAPGPLVGESVNF, translated from the coding sequence GTGAAGCGCATAGAAGAACATATTTTTTTGCTGTTAGCCATACTGGCTGTCACGTTATCTATTGTGTGCTTCCTGCTACTGGAGCAAAATGCGCCCGGAGCTACTGACGAGCAATATTTAAGTTCTGTTCAGCAACGTGTAAAGGAGGAATTGCAGGTTAGCGCCAGTGAACTCGACAGCGTAACCACGTTGCTAAAGCGCAAGCACAATCCCTCCTTTGCCACCCTTTGCCAACCAACCAAGTATCCGTACTTCGTCTTTCGGAACAAGCAGCTGATTTACTGGGCCGACCACCGCTTTGTGCCGGATTATGCCCGGCTTGCACCGGTCACGAAACCGACACTCGTCGACTTCGGGAAAGAGCGCTACATCGTTAGCCACCAGCGGGTTGTTGATGGGGCTGACGAACTTGACGTTTTCTCTCTGATTACGATCTACCGGTATTACCATAGCAACAACGCCTATTTACAGTCGAGTTATAATCCTGCTATTTTTTCGCTCGATCCAGCGTCTATCTCAGACAAGCGGTTGAGTACGTATCAAACGATTTACAGTAACGCTTCCGATTTTTTGTTCTCAGTCGTTCCGCCTAAAGTCGATGCGTATCGTAATCACTCTACTCCTGTCAATACCGTTATACTAGCGACGCTGGCAGTGATTTTTTTTGGCCTGTACGTTATTCAGCTAATGATACGGCTAAGGCGCAAACGCCAATATGAGTTAGGATTCATTTGCCTTGCTGCTTATTTAGTACTGCTTAGGGCGGTCATGCTTTATTTTGGCGTGCCCTTTCTGTTTTTTGAAACAGACCTATTCAATCCTAAATTTTACGCATCTTCAGTGATGGTCCCTTCGCTGGGCGACTTGCTGTTGAACGCACTTGTTATTGCCACACTTGTGTTTTACTGGGTCCGGTATTATTACCGTTCGTATAGCTATGCGTATTTGATACAACTGTCGGCTGGCTCTAGAATGCTGATGTCAATAGTGTGTGTTATTGCGAGCTACGGGGTCTTTACGGTATGCTGTGTGGAACTCAATAACATATACGAAAAATCGCAGTTTACCCTCGACATTACCCTAAACATTCACTTCTCGTTCCTCAAAATTGTTTGCCTGATTGTTTTCATCACCGTATCGTTTATCTACTTTTTAACGACCCATCTGCTGGCAAGTCTGTTTTTGCGCTACAATGGGGTGAAACGAATAGGAATGGGTGTCCTGCTGATTTTTGTTGGTACACTGATTAGTTGCGGTCTATGGTTTGCCTTCGGCTTACCGCTGGAGAGTATCACCCTGCTCAATGGGGCTTATTTTCTGCTTGTTTATGTAAGTCAGTTCACCAAAACACTCTATACATTTCGGTATAAAACATCCATCTACCTGTTTATGGCTGCCTTTGTTTGCGCCGTAATGACAGCCTATGTGGTTTATAATCAGGAGATAAAAAAGCAGCTGGTTCACGAGCAGGAATTTGCCGCTCAGCTTTTGGCGGAAAACGATGAGTTCGGGGAGTTCCTGATGACGAAGGCCCAGGAGTCTATCCAGCGCGATGCCGATATTAGCCGGGCATTGCAGATCGACACCCTGCTGGTGCGTGAGCGAATACAGCAGCGGGTCAAAAGCCAGCACCTGGACAAATACTTTGACAAGTATGATATTGAAGTATTCTCTTTCCGGGCCAATGGTCATCCGCTCGACATCAGCCCTGATGCCGCTTCGTTAGAGACGTTTACGAAGCGCTATCGGCAGGAATCTTATCAGACAGAACACCCCGGCATTTACTTTATCAACGAAGTCAGTAATCAGTTCGTAAAGCAGTATGTGTGCTTTATCGCCATACGACTTCCAGAACTGGAATCGGTTTCTAGCGAAAATACAGTGGGCTTTGCACAGGATACCCTGGGGTATGTTATGCTGGATCTGCGCCTACGCAACGAGCGCCCGAAGAGTGTTTATCCTGAACTGCTGATTGACAGCCGGTTTATTCAAAGCGCAGACACGCAGGATTATAGTTACGCTTTTTTTAGTGGCCCTGTGTCCGGAAGTTATTCGCAGGGGCAGGCAAAACGGCACAAACGCCTTTTCAGCACGGGCAGCTATAATTATGACCGAAAACTGGATTTATCGCTGCTGGATAACACAGCACTCTTTGTGAATGGCGTGTTGAGCAATGGTCATCTGCATGTTGCCCAGCGAAGCCAGGATGGTCGAATCGTAGTCGTGTCGTCGGCAGAATATCCGTTCAGGAATATATTCTCTAATTTTTCTTTCCTGTATTTGCTGCTGGTACTCACCGTTATTATTGTTATTCTGGGCTATGCTATTAATTACGGCTTTTCTCAATTCAGCATTAATTACTCGACCCGAATTCAGATCCTGCTGAATGTGGCCTTTTTTCTGCCGCTGCTGTTTGTGATTGTCATTATCGTGAAAGTGATCAACTCCAATTACATCGCCAACCAGGAAAGTGCCTACATCAGTAACACGCGCAATATAGCGGCTAATTTCCTGACTTACCTGGATGAGCATGTCAATGCAAAAAAACGTAGTAAAGCGTCGATGGAGGAAGAGCTAGGGAAAATTGCCCGCGACGCTGACATTAATATCAATCTTTTCGATACGCGGGGCCATTTGTACACCTCCACCCGCCCGATCATTTACGAAAGTGGTTACCTCTCTAAATACATTAACCCGGAGGCTTACAAGCATATTATTGAAGACAAGGAAAATGAGCGTCTGCTAAACGAATCGTTGGGCGACACGCAATACCGGACGGCCTACGCCGGTATCAAGTCGTACGACGGGCGGCTGCTTGGGGTGCTGAGTATTCCCTATTTCTATGCCCGCCCCGAACTCGACCATCAGATTATTGAAGTTGTCGCGTCTGCGTTAAGCATATTTACCGGTCTCTTCCTGTTTTTTCTTATCCTGTCATATTTCGCATCGCACGTATTGACAAAGCCACTCCGCTTACTGACCCAGAAAATCAGGAAAACAAATCTTGAATTACCCAACGATCCCTTACCCTGGCAATCGGATGATGAGATCGGTTTATTAATTCGGGAGTATAACCGGATGCTGGTCAAGCTGGAAGAAAGTAAGCAGGCACTGGCACAGAACGAAAAACAATCGGCATGGCGGGAAATGGCCAAGCAGGTAGCCCACGAAATCAAGAACCCACTCACACCGATGAAGTTAACGCTGCAACATCTGCAACGGACACTGCCGGGAGGGAATGAGTCGGGGAATGCAAACGATCCCGGCCGTCGGATTATGCTTCGGGCGTTTGATTCACTTCTGGATCAGATTGATAATTTGAGTGATATTGCTACCTCGTTCTCTGAATTTGCCAAGATGCCTTTACCTAAGAAGGAGGTGTTTGAGGTAACCAGTGTATTCAATAAAACGGCCGATTTATACGCTGATGACAAGCGGATTTCACTTCAGCGGGAAATTACGAACGGGCCCGTTATGGCAGTTGGTGACCGGCAAATGATTGGCCGTATTCTAACCAATTTGCTTATCAATGCCATTCAATCGGTTCCGGTAGATCGTAGACCTATAATTGGCCTCAAATTATTTGTCAATGCCGACAACGTTCAGATCGAAATTCACGACAATGGGGCTGGCATACCGGAGTCGATCCGAAGTAAGGTATTTCTGCCGAATTTCAGTACGAAACGGGGCGGCTCAGGACTGGGGCTGGCCATTGCCAAGCGTGGTGTTGAACACGCCGGAGGAACTATATGGTTTGAGACAACCGAGGATACCGGCACATCGTTTTTTATGTCACTGCCATTGGCAGGGGCTCCGGGACCTCTGGTAGGAGAGTCTGTAAACTTTTAG
- a CDS encoding hypothetical protein (KEGG: bgl:bglu_1g15530 HNH endonuclease family protein), which translates to MNARESQSFWNEKWVPIVFEGVENPPHYEVSNYGRLRSFQSASATRAGIQASQPTGKFIKGSVIQGYRSLNIRSAGKTLNRYVHKLVAEHFVKQDKDDQVFVIHLDHDKLNNYHLNLRWVTKDEMIEHNRNNPNLKNRQLPRQTRNYKLTESKVRIIKKLLLNDKNRLKMIAKQFGITHTQLNRIRSGENWKHVTLD; encoded by the coding sequence ATGAATGCCAGGGAGAGCCAGAGTTTTTGGAATGAGAAGTGGGTACCGATTGTGTTTGAGGGCGTTGAGAATCCACCTCATTATGAAGTCTCTAACTATGGGCGGTTGCGCAGCTTTCAGTCAGCTTCAGCAACAAGAGCCGGTATACAAGCCAGCCAGCCCACCGGAAAATTTATTAAAGGTTCGGTAATTCAGGGATATCGGTCCCTGAATATTCGTTCAGCCGGAAAAACGCTCAACCGCTATGTTCACAAATTAGTAGCCGAACATTTTGTTAAGCAGGATAAGGACGATCAAGTATTTGTCATCCACTTGGATCACGATAAGCTGAACAATTACCATTTAAACCTCCGCTGGGTGACGAAGGATGAGATGATTGAGCACAATCGAAACAATCCTAACCTTAAGAACCGCCAACTACCGCGCCAAACGCGCAACTACAAGCTTACCGAAAGCAAAGTCCGGATCATTAAGAAGTTGCTGCTGAACGATAAAAATCGCTTAAAAATGATTGCCAAACAGTTCGGCATTACGCACACGCAACTCAATCGCATTCGGTCGGGAGAGAACTGGAAACACGTTACACTCGATTAA
- a CDS encoding Hydroxymethylglutaryl-CoA lyase (PFAM: pyruvate carboxyltransferase~KEGG: hydroxymethylglutaryl-CoA lyase; K01640   hydroxymethylglutaryl-CoA lyase), giving the protein MKLIECPRDAMQGLGHFVPTDLKITYLNTLLAVGFDTLDFGSFVSPKAIPQMRDTAEVLSGLAVAETKTKLLAIVANVRGAEQALASGLIHYVGFPLSVSETFQQRNTNKSIAEALTDVAAMQSLCEKAGKELVVYLSMGFGNPYGDPYSPELVSEFTRQLVEIGVRTVAPSDTVGSSTPEAIETLFKHLINQFPDVEFGAHLHARPGDAPAKVRAALRAGVRRIDGALRGFGGCPMATDQLTGNLPTEEIIQTLTQEGISLTINQEAFQKALTLSAGVF; this is encoded by the coding sequence ATGAAACTCATAGAATGTCCCCGCGATGCTATGCAGGGCCTTGGGCATTTTGTGCCGACAGATCTTAAGATAACGTATCTGAATACATTATTGGCGGTTGGTTTCGACACGCTTGACTTCGGGAGTTTCGTTTCGCCTAAAGCCATTCCGCAGATGCGCGATACCGCCGAGGTGTTGTCTGGCTTGGCTGTGGCCGAAACAAAAACAAAATTGCTGGCTATTGTGGCAAACGTTCGCGGGGCTGAGCAGGCGCTTGCTTCCGGTCTTATTCACTACGTTGGTTTTCCACTGTCTGTTTCCGAAACGTTTCAGCAGCGCAATACCAATAAGTCGATAGCCGAGGCATTGACGGACGTAGCCGCGATGCAGTCGCTGTGTGAAAAGGCGGGGAAAGAACTGGTTGTTTACCTGTCGATGGGCTTCGGAAACCCCTACGGCGATCCTTACAGTCCGGAGCTGGTGAGTGAGTTTACCCGGCAACTGGTGGAGATAGGTGTTCGGACTGTGGCCCCCTCCGATACCGTAGGCTCATCAACGCCCGAGGCCATTGAGACGTTGTTCAAACACCTGATCAATCAGTTTCCTGACGTTGAGTTTGGGGCGCATCTGCACGCTCGGCCGGGCGATGCGCCTGCTAAAGTCAGAGCAGCGCTACGGGCTGGTGTCCGGCGCATTGACGGGGCGCTGCGGGGATTTGGCGGCTGCCCGATGGCCACCGACCAGCTTACCGGCAATCTGCCTACCGAAGAGATTATCCAGACGCTGACTCAGGAAGGCATTAGCCTGACAATCAATCAGGAAGCATTTCAAAAAGCTTTAACCTTATCGGCGGGGGTGTTTTAG
- a CDS encoding HesB/YadR/YfhF-family protein (PFAM: HesB/YadR/YfhF-family protein~KEGG: ott:OTT_0571 HesB protein): MLDNPVTVKPEARQQIQDTLRANKIPGEYGLRVGVRGGGCGSSWLLGFDLPGPSDEVYNVEGVQVIIDRKHLLYVLGAQIGYEPGGFTVEKS, from the coding sequence ATGCTTGATAATCCTGTTACTGTTAAGCCGGAAGCGCGTCAGCAAATTCAGGACACACTACGTGCCAATAAAATTCCGGGTGAATACGGCTTACGCGTTGGCGTTCGGGGCGGAGGCTGCGGCTCATCCTGGTTGCTGGGCTTTGATCTTCCCGGCCCTTCCGACGAAGTCTATAACGTAGAAGGTGTACAGGTCATTATCGACCGCAAACATTTGCTCTACGTGCTGGGAGCGCAAATTGGTTACGAGCCAGGCGGCTTCACCGTCGAAAAGAGCTAA
- a CDS encoding transaldolase (KEGG: sfu:Sfum_0051 putative transaldolase~TIGRFAM: transaldolase~PFAM: Transaldolase), whose amino-acid sequence MKFFIDTANLADIREAQDMGILDGVTTNPSLMAKEGITGKDNVMRHYKQICEIVQSDVSAEVISVKYDEMIKEGEELADIDENIVVKVPMSGDSIKAIKYFSEKGIRTNCTLIFSAGQALLAAKAGATYVSPFVGRLDDISTDGMALIEQIVTIFTNYGYSTEVLAASVRHPMHVIQCAEIGADIMTAPLSVMKQLLNHPLTDSGLAKFLADHEKANLPVK is encoded by the coding sequence ATGAAATTTTTCATTGACACAGCCAATCTGGCTGACATTCGCGAAGCCCAGGATATGGGCATTCTTGACGGTGTTACTACTAACCCTTCATTAATGGCGAAAGAAGGCATTACGGGCAAAGACAACGTAATGCGTCATTACAAACAAATCTGCGAAATCGTACAAAGCGATGTTAGCGCCGAAGTGATCTCGGTCAAATACGACGAGATGATCAAAGAAGGCGAAGAACTGGCTGATATCGACGAGAACATCGTCGTGAAAGTGCCCATGAGTGGCGATAGCATCAAAGCGATCAAATATTTCTCTGAAAAAGGAATCCGGACCAACTGTACGCTAATCTTCTCGGCTGGTCAGGCTTTGCTGGCTGCGAAAGCAGGTGCTACTTATGTGTCGCCGTTCGTAGGTCGTTTGGATGATATCTCGACCGACGGTATGGCCCTCATCGAGCAGATCGTCACTATTTTCACCAATTACGGCTATTCGACAGAAGTCCTGGCGGCTTCGGTTCGTCACCCGATGCACGTAATTCAGTGTGCGGAAATTGGCGCTGATATCATGACGGCTCCCTTGAGCGTTATGAAACAACTGCTTAACCACCCACTCACCGACAGCGGTCTGGCTAAATTCCTGGCCGACCACGAGAAGGCTAACCTGCCGGTGAAATAA
- a CDS encoding TPR repeat-containing protein (PFAM: TPR repeat-containing protein; Tetratricopeptide TPR_2 repeat protein~SMART: Tetratricopeptide repeat~KEGG: hypothetical protein), with protein sequence MKRSVAVIIGIVFSISACSSSDKFVEQGRNYLKEGKFREAVQVLNQAVEADDKNVEAFNSRGVAYFELKEYANATLDYDQAIKLKPDFYRPYYNRGLLKVAQNDQAGALKDYSDAIRFVPDTSRSISAELYLNRGQLFATQGQIQPALTDFTKAIELNPKNSLALYNRGNLRFQEKDLTGAIADFQQAVQADPKFGKAFYGLGIAQIVNNERESACLSLKQAQNLGYADAANAVAEYCK encoded by the coding sequence ATGAAGCGTTCAGTAGCAGTAATAATCGGTATTGTATTCAGTATCAGTGCCTGTAGTTCGTCGGATAAATTCGTTGAACAGGGCCGAAATTATTTAAAAGAGGGCAAATTTCGGGAAGCCGTGCAGGTTTTGAACCAGGCTGTTGAGGCCGACGATAAAAATGTGGAAGCTTTTAACTCGCGGGGCGTCGCTTATTTTGAGTTAAAAGAATACGCCAATGCCACGCTCGATTACGATCAGGCTATTAAACTAAAGCCCGATTTTTACCGGCCCTATTACAATCGGGGTTTGTTGAAAGTTGCCCAGAACGATCAGGCTGGCGCCTTGAAAGATTATTCGGACGCCATTCGATTCGTACCCGATACCAGTCGAAGTATCAGCGCTGAGCTTTACCTGAACCGGGGGCAGTTATTTGCCACCCAGGGTCAGATTCAGCCTGCCCTCACCGATTTTACGAAAGCCATTGAACTCAACCCCAAAAACTCGCTGGCACTTTATAATCGGGGAAATCTGCGCTTTCAGGAGAAAGATCTGACTGGGGCCATCGCCGATTTCCAGCAGGCCGTTCAGGCTGATCCTAAATTTGGGAAAGCGTTTTATGGTCTGGGGATTGCTCAGATCGTAAACAATGAGCGTGAGAGCGCCTGCCTGAGTCTGAAACAAGCGCAAAATCTGGGCTATGCCGATGCGGCCAATGCAGTGGCAGAATACTGCAAATAG
- a CDS encoding galactokinase (TIGRFAM: galactokinase~PFAM: Galactokinase galactose-binding domain; GHMP kinase; GHMP kinase domain protein~KEGG: tau:Tola_2633 galactokinase), translating to MDLLTKLTDSFQQAFPAETPGQQTPLLICSPGRVNLIGEHTDYNEGFVLPAAIDKAIYLAVGPRSDNELHFIAHDLNKTFQGSLTDLTPTHTWADYLLGVVAQFRQAGHQFSGFNCVFGGTIPMGSGLSSSAALENGVGFALNELFQLGIDRIALVRLSQRAENEFVGAKVGIMDMFASMMGKADHVIKLDCRSLDYTYAPLQMNGISIVLCDSKVKHSLVTSEYNTRRAECEAGVRFLQTFYPEIRSLRDVTMPMLDQHLRDTEPLIYRRCAYVVQENQRLLDGVAALEADDIDTFGQLMYGSHEGLSHWYEVSCPELDILVDIAREQPGVLGARMMGGGFGGCTINLVREEALEDFTKLITEQYKAQTGKDTYLHVCKIQDGTNVIS from the coding sequence ATGGACCTACTTACCAAGCTTACCGATTCATTCCAGCAAGCCTTCCCGGCTGAAACTCCCGGCCAACAAACCCCGCTACTGATTTGCTCACCCGGTCGTGTCAACCTTATCGGCGAACATACAGATTACAATGAAGGGTTTGTGTTACCAGCCGCTATCGACAAAGCGATTTACCTGGCCGTTGGTCCCCGTTCTGACAACGAACTACATTTTATAGCCCACGACCTCAACAAAACATTTCAGGGTTCTTTAACTGATTTGACACCTACGCACACCTGGGCTGATTACTTGCTCGGCGTTGTTGCGCAGTTTCGGCAGGCGGGCCATCAATTTAGTGGTTTCAATTGCGTATTTGGCGGCACCATTCCCATGGGTTCAGGGCTATCATCGTCGGCAGCGCTCGAAAACGGGGTCGGGTTTGCGCTCAACGAGCTTTTTCAGCTGGGCATCGACCGGATTGCACTGGTAAGATTATCACAACGCGCCGAAAATGAGTTTGTAGGAGCGAAAGTGGGCATCATGGACATGTTTGCCAGCATGATGGGTAAAGCCGATCACGTTATTAAACTCGACTGCCGCTCACTCGACTACACCTACGCTCCCTTGCAGATGAACGGGATCAGCATCGTTCTCTGCGACTCCAAAGTAAAGCACTCGCTGGTAACATCAGAATACAACACCCGCCGGGCCGAATGCGAAGCCGGGGTACGATTTCTGCAAACTTTCTATCCCGAAATCAGGAGTTTACGGGATGTAACCATGCCTATGCTCGACCAGCATCTGCGCGATACGGAGCCCCTGATTTACCGTCGGTGTGCCTATGTAGTTCAGGAAAATCAGCGGTTACTCGATGGTGTAGCGGCTCTGGAAGCGGACGATATTGACACCTTTGGCCAACTCATGTACGGCTCTCACGAGGGGTTAAGTCACTGGTACGAAGTGAGTTGCCCGGAGCTTGACATCCTGGTGGACATTGCCCGTGAGCAGCCGGGTGTACTGGGTGCCCGAATGATGGGGGGCGGTTTTGGCGGTTGCACAATCAATCTTGTGCGCGAAGAAGCTCTTGAGGATTTTACCAAATTGATTACCGAACAATATAAAGCCCAAACGGGGAAAGATACGTACCTTCACGTCTGCAAAATCCAGGACGGGACGAATGTAATCAGCTAA
- a CDS encoding ABC transporter related protein (PFAM: ABC transporter related~SMART: AAA ATPase~KEGG: gbm:Gbem_1287 cell division ATP-binding protein FtsE) encodes MFSTEPVLTLTHADIYQGTKLVLGDVSFQINKGDFVYLIGRTGSGKSSLLKTLYADLWLQNGKGLVAGYPLDALKPRDIPQLRRKIGIVFQDFQLFFDRSVEDNLKFVLKATGWTNKTDMNNRIAEVLMQVGLGTAQKKMPHQLSGGEQQRVVVARAMLNEPQILIADEPTGNLDPSVADQIMKVFQSINNAGTAILMATHNYDLLHKYPARVLRCQDGQVVELKG; translated from the coding sequence ATGTTTTCGACGGAACCCGTTCTTACGCTTACCCATGCCGATATCTACCAGGGAACGAAGTTGGTATTGGGCGACGTATCCTTTCAGATTAACAAAGGCGATTTTGTCTATCTTATCGGCCGAACGGGTAGCGGGAAATCCTCTCTGCTTAAAACATTATACGCTGACCTCTGGCTTCAGAACGGAAAAGGGCTGGTGGCGGGGTACCCGCTGGATGCCCTCAAACCCCGTGATATACCGCAACTCAGGCGAAAAATAGGGATCGTCTTTCAGGACTTCCAGCTATTTTTTGACCGCTCGGTTGAAGACAACCTTAAGTTCGTTCTGAAAGCAACAGGCTGGACGAACAAAACAGATATGAACAACCGCATCGCCGAGGTTTTGATGCAGGTTGGACTGGGTACAGCCCAGAAGAAAATGCCCCACCAGCTTTCGGGGGGCGAGCAACAGCGGGTAGTGGTTGCCAGAGCCATGCTGAACGAACCCCAGATACTCATTGCCGATGAGCCTACCGGCAATCTGGACCCCTCCGTGGCTGACCAGATAATGAAAGTCTTTCAAAGCATTAATAATGCGGGAACCGCCATTCTAATGGCTACCCACAACTACGACCTACTGCATAAATATCCGGCCCGCGTGCTTCGGTGTCAGGATGGACAGGTGGTTGAGCTGAAAGGCTAG